The following are from one region of the Halodesulfurarchaeum sp. HSR-GB genome:
- a CDS encoding DUF5802 family protein → MFAPFSSGYYLGRLYVEPAPGTEAVLHEAQHESVNRELYATGDGVERLDRPLVMKLENSHFAVHPDRTIPEGALAVPESILESANVEHPPELREVLLAKADHARRLVDFGAV, encoded by the coding sequence ATGTTCGCACCGTTCTCGAGCGGGTATTACCTCGGTCGGCTCTACGTGGAGCCGGCACCGGGCACGGAGGCCGTCCTGCACGAAGCCCAGCACGAGAGCGTCAATCGAGAACTCTACGCAACGGGTGACGGGGTCGAGCGACTCGATCGCCCGCTGGTCATGAAGCTCGAGAACAGTCACTTCGCCGTGCATCCGGACCGCACGATTCCGGAAGGGGCCCTCGCCGTGCCCGAGTCCATCCTCGAATCGGCGAACGTCGAACACCCGCCGGAACTCCGGGAAGTGCTGCTCGCGAAGGCCGACCACGCCAGGCGGTTGGTCGACTTCGGGGCGGTCTGA
- a CDS encoding ubiquitin-like small modifier protein 1 yields MEWKLFADLAETAGEKRVAVDPAPEPTVEDALEALFESHPALRDRVLADGEVADHVNLLLNGESVADRESGLGTQVESGDELALFPPVSGG; encoded by the coding sequence ATGGAGTGGAAGCTCTTTGCCGACCTCGCCGAGACGGCCGGCGAGAAGCGGGTCGCCGTCGATCCGGCCCCCGAACCGACCGTCGAGGACGCCCTCGAGGCACTCTTCGAGTCCCATCCGGCGCTCCGGGACCGCGTGCTGGCCGACGGCGAGGTGGCCGATCACGTCAACCTGTTGCTGAACGGCGAGTCCGTGGCCGACCGTGAGTCGGGGCTCGGGACCCAGGTCGAGTCGGGGGACGAACTCGCGCTGTTCCCGCCGGTCAGCGGCGGGTAG
- a CDS encoding nucleoside phosphorylase → MGNQPHIQVAAGDVNEIALLPGDPGRVDRIAAQCTDATTVAQNREYKVVNATYEGVDLTIVSTGIGSPSAAIAVEELERVGVETVIRVGTTGALQADMEIGDMVVATGATKDEGTSKRYESVANPAVPDYDVVSALVEAAEANDEAVHVGPIATDDAFYAETDAVVADWEAAGLLAVEMEAAAIFTLARRKGMDAGAICTVDGNLVSGSQKGEGEEELPPKAKDNVERAIGLALSAAASLAD, encoded by the coding sequence ATGGGCAACCAGCCACACATCCAGGTCGCTGCCGGGGACGTAAACGAGATCGCGCTGCTCCCGGGTGACCCGGGCCGCGTCGATCGCATCGCCGCCCAGTGTACCGACGCGACGACCGTGGCACAAAATCGCGAGTACAAGGTCGTCAACGCCACCTACGAGGGCGTCGACCTGACCATCGTCTCGACCGGAATCGGCTCGCCCTCCGCGGCCATCGCCGTCGAGGAACTCGAACGCGTGGGCGTCGAGACGGTGATCCGGGTCGGCACCACCGGGGCCCTCCAGGCCGACATGGAGATCGGCGACATGGTCGTCGCGACCGGGGCCACCAAGGACGAGGGAACCTCGAAGCGCTACGAGAGTGTCGCGAACCCCGCCGTCCCGGATTATGACGTGGTCTCGGCCCTGGTCGAGGCCGCCGAGGCAAACGACGAGGCCGTCCACGTCGGCCCGATCGCGACCGACGACGCGTTCTACGCCGAAACCGACGCCGTCGTCGCCGACTGGGAGGCCGCCGGCCTGCTGGCCGTCGAGATGGAGGCCGCGGCGATCTTCACGCTCGCCCGGCGCAAAGGGATGGACGCCGGCGCGATCTGTACCGTCGACGGTAATCTCGTCTCCGGGAGCCAGAAGGGCGAGGGCGAAGAAGAACTCCCGCCAAAAGCAAAGGACAACGTCGAGCGAGCCATCGGCCTCGCACTGTCCGCGGCGGCGTCCCTGGCCGACTGA
- the gatD gene encoding Glu-tRNA(Gln) amidotransferase subunit GatD, which translates to MNPGDRVRVKRAGQDHEGIVMPSSTATHLVVKLESGYNVGVDRAAATVEVLEADVYDVAESDTEETSTVEFDADLPTISLLTTGGTIASTVDYRTGAVTAQFDAEDVLRAVPELAGMANYRGRVVRNILSENMTPGVWQDLAAEIEAEIEAGADGIVVMHGTDTMQYTASAISFMLDTPVPIVFTGSQRSADRPSSDNVVNVVGAVQAAKADAAEVMIAMHATESDDRVALHRGTRARKNHTSRRDAFETVGGEPLGHVDYETGEVTFDGPYRKRGEQELSVTSALETEVELVKFTPGMDQTCLSMVREKEGVVIEGTGLGHVHTDMIEQIDELTDRGTTVVMTSQCLEGRVCDRVYDTGRDLLEAGVIEGEDMLPGTALVKLMWVLANRADVESAMQTSLAGELTDRSVPWI; encoded by the coding sequence ATGAACCCAGGGGACCGCGTCCGCGTCAAGCGGGCAGGACAGGACCACGAGGGTATCGTGATGCCCTCCTCGACGGCGACACATCTCGTCGTCAAACTGGAGAGCGGGTACAACGTCGGTGTGGATCGGGCGGCAGCCACGGTCGAGGTCCTCGAAGCTGACGTCTATGACGTCGCCGAGTCGGACACCGAGGAGACCTCCACCGTCGAGTTCGACGCGGACCTGCCGACGATCTCACTTTTGACCACCGGCGGGACCATCGCCTCGACGGTCGACTATCGGACCGGGGCGGTCACCGCGCAGTTCGACGCCGAGGACGTGCTCCGGGCCGTCCCCGAACTGGCGGGCATGGCGAACTACCGCGGCCGGGTCGTGCGCAACATCCTCTCGGAGAACATGACGCCGGGGGTCTGGCAGGACCTGGCGGCCGAAATCGAGGCCGAAATCGAGGCCGGGGCCGACGGCATCGTCGTGATGCACGGCACGGACACCATGCAGTATACGGCCAGCGCGATCTCCTTCATGCTCGATACCCCCGTGCCGATCGTCTTCACCGGGAGCCAGCGCTCGGCCGACCGGCCCTCCTCTGACAACGTGGTCAACGTCGTCGGGGCGGTCCAGGCGGCCAAGGCAGACGCCGCGGAGGTCATGATCGCGATGCACGCTACCGAATCGGACGACCGGGTCGCGCTCCACCGGGGGACCCGCGCCCGGAAGAATCACACCTCCCGCCGGGACGCCTTCGAGACGGTGGGTGGTGAGCCACTGGGACACGTGGACTACGAGACCGGCGAGGTAACCTTCGACGGCCCCTATCGCAAGCGGGGCGAGCAGGAGCTTTCGGTCACAAGCGCACTCGAAACCGAGGTCGAACTCGTGAAGTTCACCCCGGGGATGGATCAGACCTGCCTGTCGATGGTCCGCGAGAAGGAGGGCGTGGTGATCGAGGGCACGGGGCTGGGCCACGTCCACACCGACATGATCGAGCAGATCGACGAGCTAACCGACCGAGGGACGACCGTCGTCATGACCAGTCAGTGTCTCGAAGGCCGGGTCTGTGACCGGGTGTACGACACCGGTCGGGACCTCCTGGAGGCGGGGGTCATCGAGGGCGAGGACATGCTCCCGGGAACGGCCCTCGTGAAGCTCATGTGGGTCCTCGCGAACCGGGCCGACGTGGAAAGTGCGATGCAGACCTCGCTTGCGGGCGAACTGACCGACCGATCGGTCCCCTGGATATGA
- a CDS encoding transcriptional regulator, whose protein sequence is MTRSALIDNITAMLSDAGFTVSDRCSTRPKSFDLAARRDEDLLLVKILGNIDAFDGPTGREMRRLGTYLRGTPMVIGLRTRDEDLDPGVVYFRHGVPVLNPDTAMDLFVHGVPPLIYAAPGGLYVNIDGDILADEREERGWSLGRLATELGVSRRTVSKYEDGMNASVEVAAQLEDLFEQELTSPVSVLDGAEDIRDAEPTPEDPDVDPEDRPIVAMLTRVGFDVHPTVRAPFKAVSEDRDGTAPVLTGHSKFTEAAVKRARIMGSLRQVIHTRSVYFVDEADSESIEGTAIIERDEAEKVDDATEFRDLIAARGGSPEP, encoded by the coding sequence ATGACTCGATCGGCGCTCATCGACAACATCACCGCGATGCTATCCGACGCGGGGTTCACGGTGAGCGACCGGTGCTCGACGCGCCCGAAGAGCTTCGATCTGGCTGCGAGACGCGACGAGGACCTCCTCCTGGTGAAGATCCTGGGGAACATCGACGCCTTTGATGGACCGACCGGTCGGGAGATGCGCCGTCTGGGCACGTATCTCCGTGGAACCCCGATGGTCATCGGCCTGCGGACCCGCGACGAGGACCTCGATCCCGGGGTTGTCTACTTCAGACACGGCGTGCCCGTGCTCAACCCCGACACCGCGATGGACCTGTTCGTGCACGGGGTGCCGCCGCTGATCTACGCCGCCCCGGGTGGGCTCTACGTGAACATCGACGGGGACATTCTGGCCGACGAGCGCGAGGAGCGTGGCTGGAGTCTGGGACGACTGGCGACCGAACTGGGCGTCTCCCGACGGACCGTCTCCAAGTACGAGGACGGCATGAACGCGAGCGTGGAGGTCGCCGCCCAACTGGAGGACCTCTTCGAGCAGGAGCTCACCAGCCCCGTCTCCGTGCTCGACGGTGCCGAGGACATCCGCGACGCCGAACCCACCCCGGAGGACCCGGACGTCGACCCCGAGGACCGTCCCATCGTCGCGATGCTCACCCGGGTCGGGTTCGACGTTCACCCCACCGTTCGCGCCCCGTTCAAGGCCGTGAGCGAGGATCGGGATGGCACGGCCCCGGTGCTGACCGGCCACTCGAAGTTCACCGAGGCGGCGGTCAAGCGCGCCCGGATCATGGGCTCGCTGCGACAGGTCATCCACACGCGATCGGTCTACTTCGTCGACGAGGCCGACTCCGAATCGATCGAGGGCACCGCGATCATCGAGCGAGATGAAGCCGAAAAAGTCGATGACGCGACGGAGTTCCGGGACCTGATCGCGGCCCGTGGCGGTTCGCCCGAGCCGTAG
- a CDS encoding PfkB family carbohydrate kinase — protein sequence MGRIIAAGHLNWDVTLRVTALPDPDGEAQITEQHRAGGGSAANVASALAGFDLAAGLIGSVGTDQHGRMATRELRTQGVDTDGVVTVEGETTVKYIVVDEAGEVMVLANDGVNEAIGPEAVESAMVEGADHVHLTGQRPDTAAALIEVANAAGLTVSFDPGRRIEQRAFEPLLDQVDVLLLNEREATAVFPAASGPPIERAASPDRVIVVKRGADGASVYTGREAHHHPGYDVEAVDTTGAGDAFAAGFLAATVGGESFEQPSSGAEPDYERALAVANGSGALTVQAAGARSAPSRAALAAFLAERAD from the coding sequence ATGGGTCGGATCATCGCCGCCGGGCACCTCAACTGGGATGTCACCCTGCGGGTGACGGCGCTCCCGGACCCTGATGGGGAGGCCCAGATCACCGAGCAGCACCGGGCCGGGGGCGGCAGCGCGGCCAACGTCGCCAGTGCGCTCGCCGGCTTCGACCTGGCGGCCGGCCTGATCGGGAGTGTTGGCACCGACCAACACGGCCGGATGGCGACCCGCGAGCTCAGAACCCAGGGAGTGGACACCGACGGTGTGGTCACCGTCGAGGGCGAGACGACGGTCAAGTACATCGTCGTGGACGAAGCCGGCGAGGTCATGGTGCTGGCCAACGACGGCGTGAACGAGGCCATCGGGCCCGAGGCCGTCGAGTCGGCGATGGTCGAGGGGGCCGATCACGTTCATCTCACCGGCCAGCGTCCGGATACGGCAGCGGCGCTCATCGAAGTCGCGAACGCGGCCGGCCTCACGGTGAGCTTCGATCCCGGCCGGCGGATCGAACAGCGGGCCTTCGAGCCACTCCTGGACCAGGTGGACGTCCTCCTCCTCAACGAGCGGGAGGCAACCGCCGTGTTTCCCGCCGCGTCCGGGCCCCCGATCGAGCGGGCGGCCAGCCCCGACCGGGTCATCGTCGTCAAGCGCGGCGCGGACGGCGCGAGTGTGTACACGGGACGTGAGGCCCACCATCATCCAGGGTATGACGTCGAGGCCGTCGACACCACCGGAGCGGGGGACGCCTTCGCGGCCGGGTTCCTGGCCGCCACCGTCGGCGGGGAGTCCTTCGAGCAGCCATCGAGCGGAGCCGAACCCGATTACGAGCGGGCGCTCGCGGTCGCGAACGGAAGCGGCGCGCTCACGGTCCAGGCGGCCGGGGCCCGGTCGGCACCCAGTCGGGCTGCACTCGCGGCCTTCCTCGCCGAGCGGGCTGACTAA
- the msrB gene encoding peptide-methionine (R)-S-oxide reductase MsrB, with protein sequence MDTPETPPEERTEAEWREVLTDAEYQILREQGTEPKFSGDLLDVDEPGVFRCAGCDTVLFESEHKFDSNSGWPSFYDVAAAGRIETEVDTSHGMERIEVRCGTCGGHLGHVFDDGPEPTGQRYCINSVALEFDPDEAAETDT encoded by the coding sequence ATGGATACCCCTGAGACACCACCGGAAGAGCGCACCGAAGCCGAGTGGCGCGAGGTCCTGACCGACGCCGAGTACCAGATCCTCCGGGAACAGGGCACCGAGCCGAAGTTCAGCGGCGACCTCCTCGATGTCGACGAGCCAGGTGTCTTCCGGTGTGCCGGGTGTGACACCGTGCTCTTCGAGAGCGAGCACAAGTTCGACTCGAACTCCGGGTGGCCGAGTTTCTACGACGTGGCCGCCGCGGGCCGAATCGAGACGGAAGTGGACACCAGCCACGGCATGGAGCGGATCGAAGTCCGCTGTGGCACCTGTGGCGGGCATCTGGGCCACGTCTTCGACGACGGCCCGGAGCCGACCGGCCAGCGTTACTGCATCAACTCGGTGGCATTGGAGTTCGACCCGGACGAGGCCGCCGAAACCGACACCTGA
- a CDS encoding ArsR family transcriptional regulator, which yields MDSGALLDLLGNENRRRILRLLARKPSYVTEISEYLDVSPKAVIDHLRRLDEAGLVESHVDERRRKYFHIAQNLRLEVQVSPYDFAAKSAYPASADLDLGRCSHLQVLTEFDEATDVGTLATSLDDLRALERELSMAQRWVQGRLTEVQAELTQTIDGENGGHLNAEVLGALAGGKRSTVGLAREVEIPEQLVETVLSRLASEGVVEQVGRKWQIRRDRE from the coding sequence ATGGACTCCGGGGCGCTCCTTGATCTGCTCGGCAACGAGAACCGCCGGCGGATCCTGCGGCTCCTCGCTCGCAAGCCCAGTTACGTCACGGAGATCAGCGAGTATCTCGACGTGAGTCCGAAAGCGGTCATCGACCACCTGCGCCGCCTGGACGAGGCGGGCCTGGTCGAGAGCCACGTGGATGAGCGCCGTCGGAAGTACTTCCACATCGCCCAGAACCTCCGCCTGGAGGTCCAGGTCTCGCCCTACGATTTCGCGGCGAAAAGCGCCTATCCGGCCAGCGCGGATCTGGATCTGGGCCGGTGTTCACACCTTCAGGTCCTGACCGAATTCGACGAGGCCACGGACGTGGGTACGCTGGCCACGAGCCTCGACGATCTCCGGGCGCTCGAACGCGAACTCTCCATGGCCCAGCGGTGGGTCCAGGGCCGACTCACGGAGGTCCAGGCCGAACTCACCCAGACGATCGACGGGGAGAACGGCGGCCATCTCAACGCGGAAGTGCTCGGTGCGCTGGCCGGCGGCAAGCGGTCCACGGTGGGGCTCGCCCGCGAGGTCGAGATCCCCGAACAGCTGGTCGAGACGGTGCTCTCGCGGCTGGCAAGCGAGGGCGTCGTCGAGCAGGTGGGTCGGAAGTGGCAGATCCGCCGCGACCGGGAGTAG
- a CDS encoding pyridoxal-phosphate dependent enzyme has translation MAPGLVCPACGRQYDPGPDEPWRCDCGAPLEIDVTPAFPDDPPAFDRDQGLWAFHSLLPVERAVSLGEGFTPLVEAPDWNVDFKLEYVSPSGSFKDRGATTTLSRAAALGVERIVEDSSGNAGAAIALYAARAGIDAEIYVPEGVKPAKRAAIAGTGATVVEIPGDRAAVSEAARSAVESGTGWYASHAWNPAFFAGTATTASEIVAQRGGSAPDAVVAPIGHGTLFLGLFRGFEAMHAAGWIDQRPRLLGVQAAGVAPIAKDASGARNDFADGIQIAEPARKAEIERAIEATDGDAIAVGEAETRAAWKALHRAGFHVEPTSAVAVAGLETYRERDLDPAAEVVVPLTGSGLKTNPDA, from the coding sequence ATGGCCCCTGGACTGGTTTGCCCGGCCTGTGGCCGCCAGTACGATCCTGGTCCGGACGAGCCCTGGCGCTGTGACTGTGGCGCGCCGCTGGAAATCGATGTGACGCCGGCGTTTCCGGATGATCCGCCCGCGTTCGATCGGGACCAGGGGCTCTGGGCGTTTCACTCACTGCTCCCCGTCGAGCGGGCGGTGAGTCTCGGCGAGGGATTCACGCCCCTCGTTGAGGCCCCGGACTGGAACGTAGATTTCAAACTGGAGTATGTCTCCCCCTCGGGAAGTTTCAAGGATCGCGGCGCGACGACGACACTCTCGCGGGCGGCCGCCCTGGGCGTCGAGCGGATCGTCGAGGACTCCTCCGGGAACGCGGGAGCGGCCATCGCCCTGTACGCGGCCCGGGCCGGGATCGACGCCGAGATCTACGTCCCCGAGGGCGTGAAACCCGCGAAGCGGGCAGCCATCGCTGGCACGGGGGCGACGGTCGTGGAAATCCCCGGGGATCGAGCGGCCGTCAGCGAGGCTGCCAGATCGGCCGTCGAGTCCGGGACGGGCTGGTACGCGAGCCACGCCTGGAACCCGGCCTTTTTCGCCGGGACGGCCACGACGGCCTCCGAGATCGTCGCCCAGCGGGGCGGGTCGGCCCCGGACGCGGTCGTCGCCCCGATCGGGCACGGCACGCTCTTTCTCGGCCTGTTTCGCGGATTCGAGGCGATGCACGCGGCTGGCTGGATCGACCAGCGCCCGCGACTGCTGGGCGTGCAGGCTGCGGGGGTCGCCCCGATCGCGAAGGACGCTTCGGGGGCCAGAAACGACTTCGCAGATGGCATTCAGATCGCCGAGCCGGCCCGAAAAGCGGAGATCGAGCGGGCCATCGAGGCGACCGACGGGGACGCGATCGCCGTCGGCGAAGCCGAGACTCGGGCCGCCTGGAAGGCCCTTCACCGCGCTGGCTTTCACGTGGAACCGACGAGTGCAGTGGCCGTCGCTGGGCTCGAAACGTACCGCGAACGTGACCTCGACCCGGCCGCCGAAGTCGTGGTGCCACTGACCGGGAGCGGACTGAAAACGAACCCCGACGCGTAA
- a CDS encoding GNAT family N-acetyltransferase, whose amino-acid sequence MRIRPARETDQDAIAAFTQDTWEQYEGGDYINHIFPKWATQTRPDQQTFVAEADGTPIGLIRAVLLSDHEAWFQGLRVDPAHRGSGVGEALTDRAFEWAREAGATVGRAMVFSWNVMGLGLTRAAGFDSGVEFRWGHPEPDPAAEVEGTVRREPKAAWTYWQHAPERDTLDGLGLDSEVPWALSEATLDDFQSARAAESVLSIDREGVVATTYRARVIEREAGDQSRTWAEYGLAAWEDLTAAADLFAAISRDAAMAGADRVRVLLPETPRVVGDAAAHRIELADNPDFVVRVDLTGPTTRR is encoded by the coding sequence ATGAGGATTCGCCCCGCCCGCGAGACGGACCAGGACGCCATCGCGGCGTTCACCCAGGACACCTGGGAGCAGTACGAGGGCGGGGATTACATCAACCACATTTTCCCGAAGTGGGCCACTCAGACGAGGCCGGACCAGCAGACCTTCGTCGCCGAAGCGGATGGCACGCCGATCGGCCTGATTCGCGCGGTCCTGCTCTCCGATCACGAGGCCTGGTTTCAGGGGCTGCGCGTCGATCCGGCCCATCGTGGCTCCGGGGTGGGCGAGGCCCTGACCGACCGGGCCTTCGAGTGGGCGCGTGAGGCCGGCGCGACCGTCGGCCGGGCGATGGTGTTCTCCTGGAACGTGATGGGCCTGGGGCTTACCCGGGCCGCGGGCTTCGATTCGGGCGTGGAGTTCCGGTGGGGCCACCCGGAACCAGATCCCGCGGCCGAGGTCGAGGGCACGGTCCGTCGGGAGCCGAAGGCGGCCTGGACCTACTGGCAACACGCCCCGGAGCGGGACACGCTCGACGGCCTGGGGCTGGACAGCGAGGTCCCGTGGGCGCTCTCGGAAGCGACTCTCGACGATTTCCAGTCGGCTCGGGCGGCCGAATCGGTGCTTTCGATCGACCGTGAGGGGGTCGTCGCCACGACCTATCGGGCCCGTGTAATCGAGCGTGAGGCGGGCGATCAGTCACGGACCTGGGCGGAGTACGGTCTCGCGGCCTGGGAGGACCTGACTGCCGCTGCGGATCTCTTTGCTGCGATCTCGCGTGACGCAGCGATGGCCGGAGCCGACCGGGTTCGTGTGTTGCTTCCCGAGACGCCTCGCGTGGTCGGGGACGCCGCGGCTCACCGGATCGAACTGGCCGACAATCCCGATTTCGTGGTTCGGGTCGATCTGACCGGGCCAACTACCCGCCGCTGA
- a CDS encoding tRNA(Ile)(2)-agmatinylcytidine synthase yields the protein MTVLGLDDTDSRERGMCTTYVATRVAQRLRRAGARIDRLRLIRLNPAVEHKTRGNAALAIHTDAAPDLALATAREVIDGLAELEDERTHPGVVVAEEPIDQAVQQFGRRAIREVLDRETAIDRIEAAGYSHAGWKQARGTIGALAAIGVSAAFEGWTYEYIAYRDPGRWGTERSIEIDSVFDAADQFYPTAWDTVDRGEGEPVCVPNAPGPILYGIRGDEPNAVAALAAGIESEPVHAQALFETNQGTDSHLRDAAIGGIEDGRAYRVTGRVIESPETRAGGHVFTAIADGTDRLPCVAFEPTKRFRDRVRALRVGDRITVAGEVTDGTLKLEKFAVRDLIRQRAVTPTCPDCGRRMESAGADQGYRCRDCNTSTDSKELALIERDLSRGWYEVPPCARRHIAKPLVRGGFDAPTHPER from the coding sequence GTGACGGTCCTCGGACTCGACGACACCGACTCCCGCGAACGGGGGATGTGTACGACCTACGTCGCCACGCGGGTCGCCCAGCGGCTTCGCCGGGCCGGGGCCAGGATCGATCGGCTTCGGCTGATCCGGCTCAACCCGGCAGTCGAGCACAAGACCCGGGGGAACGCCGCGCTGGCCATCCACACCGACGCGGCTCCCGACCTCGCGCTGGCGACGGCCCGCGAGGTCATCGACGGACTCGCGGAACTCGAAGACGAGCGCACGCACCCGGGGGTCGTCGTCGCCGAGGAGCCAATCGATCAGGCAGTACAGCAGTTCGGTCGTCGGGCCATCCGCGAGGTGCTCGATCGCGAGACGGCCATCGACCGTATCGAGGCCGCGGGCTACAGCCACGCCGGCTGGAAGCAAGCCCGGGGCACGATCGGTGCGCTGGCCGCGATCGGTGTCAGTGCCGCCTTCGAGGGCTGGACCTACGAGTACATCGCCTACCGCGACCCCGGGCGCTGGGGAACCGAGCGGTCGATCGAGATCGACTCGGTCTTCGACGCGGCCGACCAGTTCTACCCGACCGCCTGGGACACCGTCGACCGGGGCGAGGGTGAGCCAGTCTGTGTGCCCAACGCGCCGGGGCCGATCCTGTACGGCATCCGCGGGGACGAACCCAACGCGGTCGCCGCCCTGGCCGCCGGGATCGAGAGCGAACCGGTCCACGCGCAGGCCCTCTTCGAGACGAACCAGGGGACCGACAGCCACCTGCGGGACGCCGCGATCGGGGGCATCGAGGACGGCCGGGCCTATCGAGTGACTGGCCGGGTCATCGAGTCCCCGGAGACCCGGGCCGGCGGCCACGTCTTCACCGCGATCGCGGACGGCACCGATCGGCTCCCCTGTGTGGCCTTCGAGCCCACGAAACGGTTCCGGGACCGCGTCCGGGCGCTGCGGGTCGGCGACCGGATCACCGTCGCCGGCGAGGTAACGGACGGAACGCTCAAACTCGAGAAGTTCGCCGTCCGGGACCTCATCAGGCAGCGGGCGGTGACGCCGACCTGCCCGGACTGTGGGCGACGGATGGAGAGTGCCGGCGCGGACCAGGGCTACCGGTGTCGGGACTGCAACACCAGTACCGACTCGAAGGAACTCGCTTTGATCGAGCGGGACCTCTCGCGGGGCTGGTACGAGGTACCCCCGTGTGCGCGCCGCCACATCGCGAAACCACTCGTGCGAGGTGGGTTCGACGCGCCGACACATCCCGAGCGCTGA
- a CDS encoding DUF63 family protein — protein sequence MLLPTGSTLPPLPYLVGLAAALLVVSAWLYRRNVALQTRTVLALAPWMVLGSALYVCYQIGAVPAALAPLFSSPTVYVSTAVLAGVVWALASRFEATDRWLAGAGVALSVLPIGVAIAVALEAGSFRPGWSLVGAVLAGLVALLIWYALGQFQPETTAILGPAGGVAVFAHVLDGISTTIGIDVLQFGEQTPLSAALIELGAALPTAPYLGTGWVFALVKIALGVAVVWFIADLVRDDPPLGNGLLLVITAVGLGPATHNLILFAVAGPAGV from the coding sequence ATGTTGCTACCGACCGGGTCGACGCTGCCACCGCTCCCCTATCTGGTGGGGCTGGCGGCCGCGTTGCTGGTGGTGAGCGCCTGGCTGTACCGCCGGAACGTGGCACTGCAGACCCGCACCGTGCTGGCGCTCGCGCCGTGGATGGTGCTGGGGTCGGCGCTTTACGTCTGCTATCAGATCGGGGCCGTCCCGGCCGCGCTCGCCCCGCTTTTCAGTTCGCCGACGGTCTATGTCTCGACAGCGGTGCTCGCCGGCGTGGTCTGGGCGCTCGCGAGTCGGTTCGAGGCCACCGACCGCTGGCTGGCCGGCGCCGGTGTGGCCCTCTCGGTGTTGCCCATCGGCGTTGCCATCGCCGTCGCGCTGGAGGCTGGCTCGTTCAGGCCCGGATGGTCGCTCGTCGGCGCGGTGCTCGCCGGCCTGGTGGCGCTTCTCATCTGGTACGCGCTGGGCCAGTTCCAGCCGGAAACGACGGCCATCCTCGGACCGGCCGGTGGGGTGGCAGTCTTCGCGCACGTCCTGGATGGCATCTCCACGACGATCGGAATCGACGTGTTGCAGTTCGGCGAGCAGACCCCCCTCTCGGCGGCGCTCATCGAACTCGGGGCCGCGCTCCCGACCGCGCCGTACCTCGGCACTGGCTGGGTGTTCGCCCTGGTGAAGATCGCGCTGGGCGTCGCCGTCGTCTGGTTCATCGCCGATCTGGTCCGGGATGACCCGCCACTGGGGAACGGGCTACTCCTGGTGATCACGGCCGTCGGACTGGGGCCCGCAACACACAACCTGATTCTCTTCGCCGTCGCCGGGCCCGCCGGGGTTTAA